The following proteins are co-located in the Nitrospirota bacterium genome:
- a CDS encoding TolC family protein: protein MTRMLIFICNVLLLVSPAYALTLGEAVETAMKNNPDLQAVRLEQGAAQGRLDQAGLWLRSNPVMEGSLSRKDTVPGGGEKATNRGIALSQEFELAGQRGLRVDAARSGREKALQDILDKERVLIAEVKDAFVRALAAKRKIELSEEAVKLQDELVASAAIKFQTGDISALEQNLADVELGKARRERMLAERERREALLGLQEILGIKPSPNFRVEGELPMEAPDIPDKNKLLETASLQRPDVQSAGAETIQAKAAMKLAGREAIPSVTVSGFYNQDDKLNEAGIMLSFPLPLFDRKQGDRKEAAAKAGQALIKQASLERAVEREIEEAHANLAAAAEELSLFKKDVLGKAMENLGLMHLAFKEGKFGFFEVRLAQKDTIDAQFAYLESQLRLQLALNAWEKVTGGSLK from the coding sequence ATGACGCGAATGCTTATCTTTATCTGTAATGTTTTGTTGCTTGTGTCTCCTGCGTATGCCCTGACGCTCGGAGAAGCGGTGGAAACAGCGATGAAAAATAATCCCGATCTTCAAGCGGTCAGGCTGGAACAGGGCGCTGCCCAGGGCAGGCTTGATCAGGCCGGTCTTTGGTTAAGAAGCAATCCCGTTATGGAAGGAAGTCTGTCCAGAAAAGACACGGTCCCCGGAGGCGGCGAAAAAGCGACGAACCGCGGGATCGCGCTTTCCCAGGAATTCGAGCTTGCCGGGCAGCGTGGCTTGCGCGTCGATGCCGCAAGGAGCGGCCGGGAGAAGGCGCTTCAGGACATTCTGGACAAGGAGCGCGTCCTCATCGCCGAGGTTAAGGACGCCTTTGTCCGGGCCCTAGCCGCGAAGCGAAAAATTGAGCTGTCCGAGGAAGCGGTCAAGCTCCAGGATGAACTGGTCGCCTCAGCCGCGATCAAATTTCAAACAGGAGATATTTCGGCGCTTGAACAGAATCTGGCCGATGTTGAGCTCGGTAAAGCCCGGCGGGAGCGCATGCTTGCGGAACGGGAACGGAGGGAAGCGCTGCTCGGTTTGCAGGAGATCCTTGGCATAAAGCCGTCGCCGAACTTCCGCGTGGAAGGAGAACTGCCGATGGAAGCGCCGGACATCCCGGACAAGAATAAGCTGCTGGAGACCGCGTCGTTGCAGCGGCCTGATGTGCAGTCGGCGGGCGCCGAGACGATACAGGCGAAAGCGGCCATGAAGCTCGCGGGCCGCGAGGCAATTCCGAGTGTAACCGTGTCCGGATTTTACAACCAGGATGATAAGCTGAACGAAGCCGGGATCATGCTTTCTTTTCCTCTTCCACTGTTCGACCGGAAGCAGGGGGATCGGAAGGAGGCCGCGGCAAAAGCAGGCCAGGCCCTGATCAAACAGGCGTCCCTCGAACGAGCTGTTGAACGGGAGATCGAGGAGGCCCACGCGAACCTTGCAGCGGCGGCGGAAGAGCTGTCCCTTTTCAAAAAAGATGTTCTCGGCAAAGCCATGGAAAATCTGGGCCTCATGCACCTTGCCTTCAAGGAAGGAAAATTCGGGTTCTTTGAAGTGCGGCTCGCTCAGAAGGATACCATCGATGCCCAATTCGCCTATCTTGAATCACAGCTTCGGCTGCAGCTTGCGCTGAACGCATGGGAGAAAGTAACGGGAGGAAGCCTGAAATGA
- a CDS encoding carbonic anhydrase — protein sequence MRKLYKGIHKFQESYFKKEEEFFKRISGQQEPDVLFISCADSRVDPNLVTQSKPGDLFIVRNVGNIVPPYDAIKDKNSVAAAIEFAVLRLRVADIIVCGHSNCGAMQALCADEADLEDMPHLRDWLKIAAPVKEAATTLYSECSPTSLLRIIEEENILLQLNNIQTYPFVAQALEKGSLFLHGWYYDIYTGKVCAYNPHTEVFEDVHRNY from the coding sequence GTGAGAAAACTTTACAAGGGCATTCATAAATTCCAGGAGTCCTATTTCAAAAAGGAAGAGGAGTTCTTCAAGCGAATCTCCGGGCAACAGGAACCCGATGTTCTCTTTATCTCCTGTGCCGACTCGCGGGTGGATCCGAACCTGGTAACCCAGAGCAAGCCGGGAGATCTTTTCATCGTGCGCAATGTAGGCAACATCGTTCCACCCTATGACGCGATCAAGGACAAGAACAGTGTTGCGGCTGCAATAGAGTTTGCCGTGTTGCGGTTAAGGGTGGCTGATATAATCGTGTGCGGGCACTCCAATTGCGGCGCTATGCAAGCCCTCTGTGCGGATGAGGCGGACTTAGAGGACATGCCTCACCTGAGGGACTGGCTGAAGATCGCCGCGCCGGTGAAAGAGGCGGCCACCACACTATATTCCGAGTGTTCACCAACCTCCCTCTTGAGAATTATTGAGGAAGAAAACATTCTTTTACAATTGAACAATATTCAAACCTATCCGTTTGTAGCTCAGGCCCTGGAAAAAGGTTCTCTCTTCCTGCATGGCTGGTATTATGATATCTATACAGGCAAGGTATGCGCCTATAACCCACATACTGAGGTTTTTGAAGATGTCCATCGTAACTACTAA